The Palleronia sp. THAF1 genome contains the following window.
GCAACGATATCCACCCGGTCGAGGAACGCGGCCTTCACGGCGTCCTGCCATGGCCAGAGTGACAGGGGATAGTAGCTGAGCGGACGGTAATCGGCGTTGAGCACAAGGGCAGGGTGGTGCCTAAGGCTGTTGGGTTCGCGAACGAAGCTCGTCCTGAAGTCTGGGCCCATGCAATATGTTCCTCGCCTCGTAACCTGCCGGTCCGGGGCGGAGGATCCGCCCCACGCTTGGCTCGACTATATGTGCGACTTGAAACCGCGCAAGGCCTATATGGTGTGGCATGTCGAGCAGGTTGAGGATCGCACGTCTGCATGACGTATATGTGACGACATGATGCGCGGCAGGGCGCTCTTTAGACGACCGTGATCTGCAAGTCCGGCAGTCCGTCGATCCGCCCTGTCAGCCGGTCGCCACGCACCACGGGGCCAACCCCTGATGGTGTGCCGGTCATCACCAGATCGCCCGGGCCAAGTTTGTATAGCGCCCCCAGATACGACAGAATCGCTGGGATCGGTTGGATCAGGTCGCGCGTGTTGCCGGACTGGCGCGCCTCTCCGTTCACGTCGAGTGCGATATCCAGCGCATCCAGATCATCCACCACGCGCATCGGCGCAAGAATCGCCGCGCCCTCGAAATCTTTTGCCACGTCCCACGGGTGACGCTTGTCCTTGCAGGTGGCCTGCAAATCGCGGCGCGTCATGTCGAGCCCGACGCCCGCTGCGAGTACGCCAGAGCCGCCCATGGCGATCACCAACTCGACCTCGTGATGCACATCGCCGGATCCGGGCGGGTAGCGCCAGTCGCCGGGATGCACGGCGTGGGCGGGGGATTTGGTGAAGAAGAAGGGGTTCTCCTGGTCCACCACATTGCCCATTTCAGCGGCGTGGGCGGCGTAGTTGCGTCCGATGCAGAATATACGGCGGACGGGATAGGCGCCGCGCCCCTCGACCGGTAGAACGAACGGGGTAGGGGCATCGAACAGAAGGGCCATGGCGGTGTCTTTCCTGGACTGCGGTTGATGAAGCGTAACGCTCGGCTGCCCTGTGCAAAAGCCCGCGCGGCAGGGCTTGATCCCTCCCGTGGTTAGGCGTATTGCGCGGCCTCAATCCGTTTTCCCTGCAGGGCCGCAACGCGCCCCTCCCAGACCTGCGAAGGACCTGTCATGGCAGTCCCCAAGAGTAAGATCACCAAGTCGCGCCGCGGTATGCGCCAGTCCCACGACGCCTTGGTTGCGGCCAACCCGGCCGAATGCCCGAACTGTGGCGAGCTGAAGCGCCCGCACCACGTTTGCGGCGCCTGCGGTCACTACGCCGAGCGTGAGATCATCGCGCAGGCCGACGAGATCGATCTCGACGACGACGCAGCGTAAGGCCGGCGCAGCCGATGGCTGACGTCGCCTCTCAAGCATCCAGATTTGACGGGGTCGGGGATCGCACCGGCCCCATAGTGCTGTCCGTCGATGCGATGGGCGGTGATCAGGGGCCGGCCGTAGTTGTGGCCGGGCTTGAGAAATCGGCTGACAAAAATCCCGACATCCGCTTCCTGTTGCACGGTCCCGCCGATGTGCTGGAGCCGTTGGTGAAGAAGCGCAAGCTGACCGACCGGGTCGAGCTGCGCGATTGCCCCGACACCGTGTCCATGACCGACAAGCCGTCGAACGTGCTGCGTAACGGGCAGAACACGTCCATGTGGTCTTGCATCGAAGCGGTGAAGAACGGTGAAGCCGCCGTTGCTGTGTCTTGCGGGAACACCGGCGCGTTGATGCTGCTGTCGATCATGCGCTTGCGCAAGCTGCCGGGTGTGCATCGTCCTGCGATCGCCTGTCTCTGGCCCTCTCGAAATCCGTCG
Protein-coding sequences here:
- the rpmF gene encoding 50S ribosomal protein L32, with protein sequence MAVPKSKITKSRRGMRQSHDALVAANPAECPNCGELKRPHHVCGACGHYAEREIIAQADEIDLDDDAA
- a CDS encoding fumarylacetoacetate hydrolase family protein, whose product is MALLFDAPTPFVLPVEGRGAYPVRRIFCIGRNYAAHAAEMGNVVDQENPFFFTKSPAHAVHPGDWRYPPGSGDVHHEVELVIAMGGSGVLAAGVGLDMTRRDLQATCKDKRHPWDVAKDFEGAAILAPMRVVDDLDALDIALDVNGEARQSGNTRDLIQPIPAILSYLGALYKLGPGDLVMTGTPSGVGPVVRGDRLTGRIDGLPDLQITVV